In the genome of Pyramidobacter porci, the window TCTTTGTGCAAGGTGTGTTTTCTGCAGTGTTTGCAGTACTTGCTCAGCTGAAGTTTGCCGTCCATGTTCTTCTTGTTGATGAAGGTCACGTAGTTGCGGTTTTTGCATTCAGTGCATGTAAGGCCGATCTCGTCTGCCATGACGTGCACCTCCTCTCAGTGAAAAAAAATTCCGGGAAAAATCCTCCCGCCGCCAGAGCAGGAGGATTTTTTCTTTAAAAGTTCTTTCCTATATTAAAGGCACAGGAAAATTTACTCGAGGATCTGAGAGACGACGCCGGCGCCGACGGTGTGGCCGCCTTCGCGGATGGCGAAGCGAAGTCCTTCGTTCATCGCCACGGGCGCGATCAGGTCCACTTCGAAGGTGCTGTTGTCTCCG includes:
- the rpmG gene encoding 50S ribosomal protein L33, with translation MADEIGLTCTECKNRNYVTFINKKNMDGKLQLSKYCKHCRKHTLHKESK
- a CDS encoding EF-Tu C-terminal domain-related protein, which produces GDNSTFEVDLIAPVAMNEGLRFAIREGGHTVGAGVVSQILE